From Butyricimonas paravirosa, one genomic window encodes:
- a CDS encoding inositol monophosphatase family protein: MNIDLENTLALAVAWAKEVGKIQYSYFRSGHLELETKSTVHDVVTKVDKLSESMLIERIGKCFPDHSVLGEESGEHDAHSDYLWVVDPLDGTNNYSQGLPVFCVSIGLQYRGETLLGVVYAPYLNELYTAIRGKGAFLNNAPIHVSDKTELDRSVLATGFPYDKGIHPVNNIDNLSRILPHLRGIRRMGSAAYDLCGVAAGFLDGYWELGLKLWDVCAGVLIVQEAGGHVEPFREDRGIAILAGNAGIVEKMKEYIS; the protein is encoded by the coding sequence ATGAATATAGATTTGGAAAACACGTTGGCGCTTGCGGTGGCATGGGCGAAAGAAGTTGGGAAAATTCAATACTCTTATTTCAGAAGTGGACATTTGGAACTTGAAACGAAGTCAACGGTACATGATGTCGTGACGAAGGTGGATAAGCTAAGTGAGTCCATGCTGATCGAGCGTATCGGCAAGTGTTTTCCCGATCATAGTGTGTTGGGGGAAGAAAGTGGGGAACATGATGCTCATAGCGACTATCTGTGGGTGGTGGACCCTTTGGACGGGACAAATAATTATAGCCAGGGATTACCCGTATTTTGCGTGTCTATCGGGCTGCAATACCGGGGAGAGACGTTGTTAGGAGTTGTGTATGCTCCCTACTTGAACGAGCTGTACACGGCAATCCGAGGCAAAGGGGCTTTTCTAAACAATGCCCCGATCCACGTTTCCGACAAGACGGAACTCGATCGTTCCGTGCTAGCCACGGGTTTCCCTTACGACAAGGGAATACATCCTGTGAATAATATCGACAATTTAAGTCGTATTCTGCCACATCTGCGGGGAATACGGCGTATGGGATCTGCCGCTTACGATCTTTGTGGGGTTGCAGCCGGGTTTCTGGATGGGTACTGGGAACTGGGTTTGAAACTTTGGGACGTGTGTGCCGGAGTACTTATCGTGCAGGAGGCGGGCGGTCATGTTGAACCCTTCCGGGAGGACCGGGGGATAGCCATACTGGCCGGAAATGCAGGGATCGTGGAGAAAATGAAAGAGTATATAAGTTAA
- a CDS encoding FKBP-type peptidyl-prolyl cis-trans isomerase gives MKSNYWVMLLCLLASGFIGCSDDDGDNWKKTFEDEQARIKDFVYSKDSDPKIFKYQYIYLKENIEDYAYLFNYQKEGKKATYGDFVWINYTQKSLTGNIIDSSDPSVAVGAGVSPYYTLGGPILVQMNTDAEKYIDPLSDILMNIPEGTTGSSIISSIMSLSTALVYREYTVEGIVKEDNLLAFENEMIKQYIKDNDLTVSETVYLHEGATDTIALIVKTKENLSGKSIQATDSVTVWAEGKILDEYNTPLRQFMKMESDDEVKWFLPNMIKGISLTLPELRVGEEAIILFSSGMGYSYSGLREYDGSYVIPAYSTLLFKVKIIDTKENPKKE, from the coding sequence ATGAAAAGTAATTATTGGGTAATGCTGCTTTGCCTTTTGGCAAGCGGATTCATCGGGTGTTCCGATGATGATGGTGACAACTGGAAGAAAACATTTGAGGATGAGCAGGCTAGGATTAAAGACTTTGTGTATAGTAAGGATTCTGATCCGAAGATCTTCAAGTATCAATATATTTACCTGAAAGAGAATATAGAGGATTACGCTTACTTGTTTAATTACCAGAAAGAAGGAAAGAAAGCAACGTATGGTGATTTCGTTTGGATTAATTACACGCAAAAGAGTTTGACGGGGAATATTATTGATTCTTCGGATCCGAGTGTTGCCGTCGGTGCCGGAGTTTCTCCTTATTATACTTTAGGAGGACCGATATTAGTGCAAATGAATACAGATGCGGAAAAATATATCGATCCGTTATCTGATATTTTAATGAATATTCCGGAAGGAACAACGGGAAGTTCAATTATTTCGAGTATTATGAGTCTTTCAACTGCTTTAGTTTATCGGGAATATACCGTGGAGGGTATCGTGAAGGAGGATAATCTACTTGCTTTTGAGAACGAAATGATCAAGCAGTATATCAAAGATAACGATTTAACAGTTTCTGAAACTGTTTATTTGCATGAAGGGGCAACCGACACGATTGCTTTAATTGTCAAGACAAAAGAGAATTTGAGTGGTAAGTCTATTCAAGCGACGGATAGTGTTACCGTGTGGGCGGAGGGAAAGATTTTAGATGAATATAATACTCCTTTACGACAATTCATGAAAATGGAGAGTGATGATGAGGTGAAATGGTTTTTACCGAATATGATAAAGGGAATCTCTTTGACTTTGCCCGAACTTAGAGTTGGGGAAGAGGCTATTATCCTTTTTTCATCTGGTATGGGATATAGCTATAGCGGATTGCGAGAGTATGATGGTTCTTATGTCATCCCGGCTTATTCTACTTTATTGTTTAAAGTAAAGATTATTGATACAAAGGAGAATCCTAAAAAGGAATAA
- a CDS encoding FKBP-type peptidyl-prolyl cis-trans isomerase: MNKFLILLSSLFALTFFGCNNDEEELDLIDTLENEKIAIHEYLSQITTPILYLEYYSVHGMLIDTVFIFNYDNSGEVAKDSGWVLMDYEKFYLNGGKLDTTSPEQGDSTFTYAFGGPVLYRYDTIKKYDYVAEAFRHISVGSMGGEMIVPSILAGDKNNYGKPLHYKLKAHKLINDVKVNEYGLIRSYLVDIMGVENAFVDFPTREISSIGERDTVTYTAILEKGTGDRDIQVGDSVLLEMDYGLLDDVGLQNRVLRSMGRDSIYFLFNETWQKNYPTGLVKGLQHLQAGDSAHIIVPYGMAYGAVGTTREITFRDRTKLKQYLIPPYSTLWYWVRIRKVVPPKTEEE, translated from the coding sequence ATGAATAAATTTCTGATTCTATTAAGCAGTTTGTTTGCGTTGACTTTCTTCGGTTGTAATAACGATGAAGAGGAACTCGATTTGATTGATACATTGGAAAATGAGAAGATCGCTATTCACGAGTACCTGAGTCAAATTACCACGCCGATTCTTTATCTTGAGTATTATAGCGTGCATGGTATGTTAATTGATACGGTTTTTATTTTCAATTACGATAATAGTGGCGAGGTGGCAAAGGATTCGGGATGGGTGTTGATGGATTACGAGAAATTCTATCTGAATGGAGGTAAATTGGATACGACATCTCCCGAACAGGGTGATTCCACGTTTACTTATGCTTTTGGAGGACCGGTACTTTATCGTTATGACACGATCAAGAAATATGATTATGTGGCGGAAGCGTTTCGACATATTAGTGTTGGAAGTATGGGAGGAGAAATGATTGTACCCTCTATTTTGGCCGGAGATAAGAATAATTACGGGAAACCGTTACATTATAAGTTAAAGGCACATAAGCTCATTAACGATGTGAAAGTGAATGAATATGGGTTGATTCGAAGTTATCTAGTAGACATTATGGGCGTGGAGAATGCTTTTGTTGACTTTCCTACGCGAGAAATTTCATCTATTGGAGAGCGGGATACAGTTACTTATACAGCTATTTTGGAGAAAGGAACGGGCGATCGAGATATTCAAGTGGGGGATTCTGTTTTGTTGGAAATGGATTATGGCTTGCTGGATGATGTGGGATTACAGAATCGGGTGTTGAGAAGTATGGGACGTGATTCTATTTATTTCTTGTTTAATGAGACTTGGCAGAAAAATTATCCAACAGGGTTGGTGAAAGGATTACAGCATTTACAAGCTGGAGATTCTGCACATATTATTGTACCTTATGGAATGGCTTATGGTGCGGTAGGTACAACCCGGGAAATAACTTTCCGAGATCGTACTAAACTTAAACAATATTTAATTCCTCCATACTCAACGTTATGGTATTGGGTACGGATTCGTAAAGTGGTTCCACCTAAAACGGAAGAAGAATAG
- a CDS encoding histidinol-phosphatase — protein sequence MDLCTYHSHCNFCDGKAPAENFVKAAIEAGFHSYGISSHSPLPFETRWSLSKGNVEAYLTEIKRLQEKYAGQIELYVGMEIDYLNDDWGPAVEYFQRMPLDYRIGSVHLVTEEQTGEIMDMDGKFEDFRENLRLIFHDDLKYLVEAYFKASSRMVELGGFDFVAHLDKISMNGSLMDSTLTEQEWYNRLLWDYMSLIAKKGVMVEVNTKAYTKKGMMFPNVKYFKWLKELNIPVMVNSDAHLPQLVNDNRALAFEWLREVGIKSTMRLHQGAWVEVPIDNK from the coding sequence ATGGATTTATGCACGTATCATAGTCATTGTAATTTTTGTGACGGGAAAGCCCCGGCGGAGAATTTCGTGAAGGCTGCCATCGAGGCGGGATTCCATAGTTACGGGATCTCTTCGCACTCACCACTTCCTTTCGAGACCCGTTGGTCTTTAAGCAAAGGAAACGTGGAGGCTTACCTGACGGAGATAAAACGTTTGCAGGAGAAATACGCGGGGCAGATCGAGCTTTACGTGGGGATGGAAATTGATTATCTGAATGATGATTGGGGACCGGCAGTAGAATATTTTCAGCGTATGCCGCTGGATTACCGCATTGGTTCCGTGCATCTCGTGACCGAGGAACAGACGGGTGAGATCATGGATATGGACGGGAAGTTCGAGGATTTTAGGGAGAATTTGCGTTTGATTTTTCATGATGATCTGAAATATCTCGTGGAGGCTTATTTCAAGGCGTCTTCCCGGATGGTAGAGTTGGGTGGTTTTGACTTTGTGGCGCATCTGGATAAAATATCCATGAACGGTTCACTGATGGATAGCACGTTGACGGAACAGGAGTGGTATAATCGGTTGTTGTGGGACTATATGTCCTTGATAGCGAAGAAAGGCGTCATGGTGGAGGTGAACACGAAAGCATACACGAAGAAGGGGATGATGTTCCCCAATGTGAAGTATTTCAAGTGGTTGAAAGAGTTGAATATTCCCGTGATGGTGAATTCTGACGCCCATTTGCCCCAGCTGGTAAATGACAACCGGGCGTTGGCATTCGAGTGGTTGCGGGAAGTCGGAATAAAAAGCACGATGCGCTTGCATCAAGGTGCGTGGGTAGAAGTACCAATAGATAATAAATAG
- a CDS encoding flavin reductase family protein, with product MKKIAPKDIDKNVIKLIGQDWMLVTAGDQVKFNMMTASWGSMGYLWNKPVVMVFVRPQRYTFEFTEKKDEFTLSFFDEKYRHALNVCGSVSGRDVNKVQESGLTPYFTEAGNPAFEEATLVLECKKLYTDFLKEEAFLDKKIVDSQYGQKDFHKVYVAEIVHAWVKE from the coding sequence ATGAAAAAGATTGCACCGAAAGATATAGACAAGAACGTGATCAAGTTGATCGGTCAGGATTGGATGTTGGTGACGGCTGGGGATCAGGTGAAGTTCAACATGATGACGGCTAGTTGGGGATCGATGGGGTATTTGTGGAATAAACCCGTGGTGATGGTGTTCGTGCGGCCACAACGTTACACGTTCGAGTTTACGGAGAAAAAAGATGAGTTTACCTTGTCATTTTTTGACGAGAAGTACCGTCATGCATTGAATGTATGTGGTTCTGTTTCCGGGCGTGACGTGAACAAGGTGCAGGAAAGCGGGTTGACACCCTATTTCACGGAGGCCGGGAATCCGGCTTTTGAGGAAGCAACATTGGTGTTGGAGTGTAAGAAATTATATACTGACTTCTTGAAGGAAGAGGCTTTTCTGGATAAGAAGATCGTGGATAGCCAGTACGGCCAGAAGGATTTCCACAAAGTGTACGTGGCCGAAATTGTTCATGCTTGGGTGAAGGAGTAG
- the argS gene encoding arginine--tRNA ligase produces the protein MTIEKMLTQQVLEAVKACYGVELTEKDVQLQETRKEFAGDLTVVVFPFTRYSRKSPEETAKELGEYLKQNIEEVETYNVIKGFLNVVISSAYWIEVLNDVAKEEKYGYAKVPSGKTYMIEYSSPNTNKPLHLGHIRNNFLGWSVSEIQKANGHKVIMVNLVNDRGIHICKSMIAWEKFANGATPESTGTKGDHFVGDYYVRFDKEYKAQIKELMEQGKTEEEAKKEAPILLEAQEMLRKWEAGDEKVVSLWRTMNDWVLKGFDETYKMMGISFDKVYFESQTYKKGRDLVLKGLADGVLYRKDTGSVWADLTGDGLDHKLLLRDDGTSVYMTQDIGTAYDRFNEFNMDQEIYVVGNEQNYHFQVLSLVCKKLGFDWADKIKHLSYGMVELPEGKMKSREGTVVDADDLIDEMIHTARTTSEELGKLDGYTKEEAEDVYRKVALGALKYFILKVDPKKTMMFNPKESIDFNGNTGPFIQYTYTRIKSVLRKAEEAGVKIVPGDIHTALTEKEQNLVKLIAKLPAVVKEAGDNYSPALIGNYAYELAKEFNQFYHDYSILKEENEQVRNLRLLLAQQCSVAIENAMGMLGIEMPERM, from the coding sequence ATGACGATAGAAAAAATGCTTACTCAGCAGGTGCTGGAGGCCGTAAAGGCTTGTTATGGGGTTGAATTAACCGAGAAAGACGTACAGTTGCAGGAAACCCGGAAAGAATTTGCCGGTGATTTGACGGTGGTCGTTTTCCCGTTTACCCGATATTCCAGAAAATCGCCCGAGGAAACGGCTAAAGAGCTGGGAGAGTATTTGAAACAAAATATTGAAGAGGTGGAAACCTACAACGTGATCAAGGGATTTTTGAACGTGGTGATTTCTTCCGCTTACTGGATCGAGGTGTTGAATGACGTGGCAAAAGAGGAAAAGTACGGTTATGCGAAGGTGCCTAGCGGGAAGACCTACATGATCGAGTACTCTTCACCGAACACGAATAAACCGTTGCATTTGGGACATATCCGGAATAATTTTCTGGGATGGTCGGTTTCTGAGATTCAGAAGGCAAACGGGCATAAGGTGATTATGGTGAACTTGGTGAATGACCGGGGAATTCATATCTGTAAAAGTATGATTGCGTGGGAGAAGTTTGCCAACGGTGCTACTCCGGAAAGTACAGGAACTAAGGGGGATCACTTCGTGGGAGATTATTATGTGCGTTTTGACAAGGAGTACAAGGCGCAGATCAAGGAGTTGATGGAGCAAGGCAAAACGGAAGAGGAGGCAAAGAAAGAGGCCCCGATATTGTTGGAGGCTCAGGAGATGTTGCGCAAGTGGGAAGCCGGGGACGAAAAGGTGGTTTCCTTGTGGCGGACCATGAACGATTGGGTATTGAAAGGTTTTGACGAGACCTATAAAATGATGGGTATCTCGTTTGACAAAGTATATTTCGAGTCACAGACATACAAGAAAGGACGTGACCTCGTGTTGAAAGGTTTGGCTGATGGCGTACTTTACCGGAAAGATACCGGAAGCGTGTGGGCCGATCTTACCGGTGATGGGTTGGATCACAAGTTGTTGTTGCGGGATGACGGGACTTCTGTTTACATGACGCAGGACATTGGTACAGCATACGATCGTTTCAACGAGTTTAACATGGATCAGGAGATATACGTGGTGGGTAACGAGCAGAATTACCATTTTCAGGTGTTGTCATTGGTTTGTAAGAAGTTGGGATTCGATTGGGCCGACAAGATCAAGCATCTTTCTTACGGTATGGTTGAATTACCGGAGGGGAAAATGAAATCCCGGGAGGGGACGGTGGTGGATGCCGATGATTTGATTGACGAGATGATTCACACGGCTCGTACGACTTCCGAGGAGTTGGGGAAACTGGACGGTTACACGAAGGAAGAGGCCGAGGACGTGTATCGTAAGGTTGCTTTGGGGGCGCTAAAGTATTTTATCTTGAAGGTCGATCCGAAGAAGACCATGATGTTTAATCCGAAGGAATCCATTGATTTTAATGGGAATACGGGTCCATTTATCCAGTATACCTATACTCGTATTAAGTCTGTTTTGCGTAAAGCGGAAGAGGCCGGGGTAAAGATTGTTCCGGGAGATATTCACACGGCATTAACCGAGAAAGAACAAAATCTGGTTAAGCTGATTGCTAAATTGCCCGCAGTCGTGAAGGAGGCAGGGGATAATTATAGCCCGGCGTTGATCGGGAATTATGCTTACGAGCTGGCGAAGGAGTTTAACCAGTTCTACCATGATTATTCTATCCTGAAGGAAGAAAACGAACAAGTGCGTAATTTACGTTTGCTACTGGCACAACAATGTAGCGTGGCAATAGAGAATGCCATGGGTATGTTGGGAATAGAGATGCCGGAGAGAATGTAA
- a CDS encoding DUF3791 domain-containing protein gives MNKQLQNRVTYIIYCINAFGERYSLSAKQAFAYLQRFKGLAFLEECYEAEHQLSIYDAVNDLSVICKRNGGGLE, from the coding sequence ATGAATAAACAACTTCAAAATCGAGTAACTTATATCATTTATTGCATAAATGCTTTTGGCGAGCGTTATAGCTTGAGTGCCAAGCAGGCTTTTGCTTATTTGCAACGATTTAAGGGGCTGGCTTTCTTGGAGGAATGTTATGAGGCAGAGCATCAGCTTTCAATATATGATGCGGTAAATGATCTTTCGGTTATTTGTAAACGTAACGGGGGAGGGTTGGAATGA
- a CDS encoding TolC family protein, with amino-acid sequence MKVFVITIGILWMALGSGIAQTLTVEEYRAKVLEYNQDIKQSREAVKAAIYALKGVKTGFFPKLQLSGNYSYQIEDVEFMQGVDLKHNNYSAEAALSQNVYAGSMVRKQQEAAKLQKAIARLGEELTTDNIVYAADVSYWTLAANESLLYISQEFVLIVKELDGIVQKRFDEGAISKTDLLMVKTRLKEAELQESTRQMNYQTAMQSFKIMMGVPLEEKWVIIDSIQKPVIVPGLQPLEVALKRRADYQIAVQDFNLTKQQTKIIRSKYLPQLAVGVKETWGTPLINVSGDEKFATVAFAKLSMPIFNWGEKRQYVKQNRTMETSKELAMSKVEDQVKEELANAWVKLNENWKQVEIANSTLEIARENLKLNTFSYNEGKLPILDVLSSQATWLQAYTNVVSANYQYKVAYAEYVRILGGR; translated from the coding sequence ATGAAGGTTTTTGTTATTACAATAGGAATTTTATGGATGGCGTTGGGGAGCGGAATAGCGCAGACCTTGACGGTCGAGGAGTACCGGGCGAAGGTGCTGGAGTATAATCAGGACATTAAGCAATCGAGGGAGGCTGTCAAGGCGGCGATATATGCGTTGAAAGGGGTAAAAACGGGATTCTTTCCGAAATTACAATTAAGCGGGAATTATTCGTATCAGATAGAAGACGTGGAATTTATGCAAGGGGTTGATCTGAAACACAATAATTATTCGGCAGAGGCGGCATTGTCGCAGAACGTGTACGCGGGGAGTATGGTACGCAAGCAGCAAGAGGCGGCGAAGTTACAGAAAGCGATTGCCCGTTTGGGGGAAGAGTTGACGACGGATAATATTGTTTACGCGGCTGACGTGAGTTATTGGACGTTGGCGGCTAACGAGAGTCTGCTTTATATTTCCCAAGAGTTCGTGTTGATCGTGAAGGAACTGGACGGGATTGTACAAAAACGTTTTGACGAGGGGGCGATCAGCAAGACGGACTTGCTGATGGTGAAGACCCGCCTGAAGGAGGCAGAGTTGCAAGAATCTACCCGGCAGATGAATTATCAGACAGCGATGCAGTCGTTTAAAATCATGATGGGGGTTCCTTTAGAGGAAAAGTGGGTTATTATTGACTCGATTCAGAAACCGGTGATCGTTCCGGGTTTACAACCGTTGGAAGTGGCTTTGAAACGGAGAGCCGATTACCAGATTGCCGTGCAGGATTTTAATTTGACCAAGCAACAGACCAAGATTATACGTTCCAAGTATCTGCCGCAGCTGGCCGTGGGGGTGAAGGAGACGTGGGGTACGCCATTGATTAATGTTTCCGGTGACGAGAAGTTCGCGACGGTGGCTTTCGCAAAGTTGAGTATGCCTATCTTCAACTGGGGAGAGAAACGCCAGTACGTGAAACAGAATCGTACGATGGAGACAAGTAAGGAGTTAGCCATGAGTAAAGTCGAGGATCAAGTGAAAGAGGAACTGGCAAATGCTTGGGTGAAGTTGAACGAGAACTGGAAACAGGTGGAGATTGCCAATTCCACGTTGGAGATTGCCCGGGAGAATTTGAAATTGAATACCTTTAGCTATAATGAAGGGAAGTTGCCTATTCTGGATGTGTTGTCTTCGCAGGCGACTTGGTTGCAAGCCTACACGAACGTGGTTTCGGCGAATTACCAGTATAAGGTGGCGTATGCGGAATATGTGAGAATTTTGGGAGGACGGTAG
- a CDS encoding efflux RND transporter permease subunit produces MNIAKYSLENTKVVYFFLAILLVGGVLSFDLLGKKEDSPFVIKTAVIITRYPGATPNEVEQLITEPIEREIQSMRRVHKIKSDSYYGMSKIQIELSPATPPEEMPQMWDELRRKVLNIQPSLPQGASTISVSDDFGDVFGIYYGLTAGEGFSYHDLREWGQKLKTQLVSVDGVQKVALYGEQTEVVNVFISMSKLANSGIDLNSLIQTIKSQNSLINTGEKRAGNLELKILADGTYKTLDDIRNQLIVTQTGQQVRLGDITTIEKGYMDPPSSLMRVNGKRAIGIGISTDPERDVVKTGDKVKERLSQLEELMPVGIELVTLYPENEIAREANNGFLLNLVESVVIVIFIILLVMGTRAGLLIGSSLIFSIGGTMLIMQFMGVGLNRTSLAAFIIAMGMLVDNAIVVTDNAQILIKKGMRRRDALIRGATVPQWGLLGATLIAIFSFLPLYLAPSSVAEMVKPLFIVLAVSLGLSWILALTQTTVFGNFILKENFGDSSKDPYDTKFYRRFVSVLRGLIKHKVITIVSVVCLFLVSMYIMGIMPQNFFPSMDKPYFRADCFLPEGFSIRESEDMMSDIEAYLLEQDEVVNVSVTIGGSPLRYYLASTSFGPKANFGNLLIEVEKKEQSPIVEERLNTYVRENYPDMLIRSSLFKLSPAVEAAIEIGFIGENIDTLAALTERAMNIMRECDMVTDVRSSWGNQVPVWEPAYSQERGQRLGITRQSVAYALKIATNGLAIGDFREKDLFMPILLKEDGFDSKNLDNMKTLPVFATQGFTVPLAQVVDSFAYDYHYNVIKRYNRDRVMMAQCDPKRGANTKAAFSEVWNKVKSMDMPEGYRMKIFGEDESQVESNEALAANMPLTFILMFIVLLLLFRTYRKPTIILLMVPLIFIGVVFGLLVMGKMFDFFALLGVLGLVGMNIKNAIVLVDQIGIEQENGLAPLDAVLQATKSRIVPVAMASGTTILGMLPLLFDAMFGGMAACIMGGLLVASLLTIVVLPVTYCLIFRIKAE; encoded by the coding sequence ATGAATATAGCTAAATATTCGCTGGAAAACACGAAGGTGGTTTATTTCTTTTTGGCCATATTGTTAGTCGGGGGAGTTTTATCTTTCGATCTGCTGGGGAAAAAGGAGGATTCGCCTTTCGTGATTAAAACGGCGGTCATTATAACGAGATACCCGGGGGCTACCCCTAATGAGGTCGAGCAGTTAATCACGGAGCCGATCGAACGGGAAATTCAATCCATGCGGCGGGTACACAAGATCAAATCGGATTCCTATTACGGGATGTCTAAAATACAAATCGAGTTGAGCCCGGCAACACCGCCGGAGGAGATGCCCCAGATGTGGGACGAGTTACGGCGTAAGGTGCTGAATATACAACCTTCACTGCCACAGGGGGCTTCGACGATCAGCGTGTCGGATGATTTCGGTGACGTGTTCGGGATATACTACGGGTTGACGGCCGGGGAGGGCTTTTCTTATCACGATTTGCGGGAGTGGGGACAGAAATTGAAGACTCAGCTTGTTTCCGTGGACGGGGTGCAGAAGGTGGCCTTGTACGGTGAACAGACGGAGGTGGTGAACGTGTTTATCTCCATGTCGAAGTTGGCGAATTCGGGGATTGATCTGAACTCTTTGATACAGACGATCAAGTCGCAGAATTCTCTGATTAACACGGGAGAGAAACGGGCGGGAAATTTGGAATTGAAGATATTGGCCGACGGGACGTACAAAACGCTGGATGATATTCGCAACCAGTTGATCGTGACCCAGACGGGACAACAGGTACGACTGGGGGATATTACCACGATTGAAAAGGGGTACATGGACCCGCCAAGCAGTTTGATGCGGGTGAATGGTAAACGGGCTATCGGCATCGGTATCTCGACCGATCCGGAGCGTGACGTGGTGAAGACGGGGGATAAGGTGAAGGAGCGATTGAGCCAGTTGGAGGAGTTGATGCCCGTGGGAATCGAACTCGTGACTCTTTACCCGGAGAACGAGATTGCACGGGAGGCAAACAATGGTTTTCTGTTGAATCTGGTGGAGTCCGTGGTGATCGTGATCTTTATTATTTTGCTGGTAATGGGTACCCGCGCCGGGTTATTGATTGGTTCCTCGTTGATTTTCTCGATCGGTGGTACGATGCTGATTATGCAGTTTATGGGAGTCGGGTTGAACCGGACGTCGCTGGCAGCCTTTATTATAGCAATGGGCATGCTGGTGGATAATGCCATCGTGGTGACGGATAATGCCCAGATATTGATTAAGAAGGGTATGCGTCGGCGGGATGCTTTGATCAGGGGAGCCACCGTCCCGCAGTGGGGATTGTTGGGGGCCACGCTGATTGCTATATTTTCTTTTTTACCCTTGTACTTGGCGCCTTCTTCCGTGGCGGAGATGGTAAAACCGTTATTTATCGTGCTGGCGGTTTCGCTGGGATTGAGTTGGATTCTGGCGTTGACGCAGACGACCGTGTTCGGTAATTTTATACTGAAGGAGAATTTCGGAGATTCGAGTAAAGATCCTTACGATACGAAGTTCTACCGCAGGTTTGTTTCCGTGTTACGGGGATTGATCAAGCATAAGGTGATCACGATTGTCTCGGTGGTCTGTTTGTTCTTGGTGTCCATGTATATCATGGGGATTATGCCACAAAATTTTTTCCCGAGTATGGATAAACCTTATTTCCGGGCAGATTGTTTCTTGCCGGAAGGGTTCAGTATTCGGGAATCGGAGGATATGATGTCGGATATTGAGGCTTATTTGCTGGAGCAGGATGAGGTGGTGAACGTGTCGGTAACGATTGGGGGATCGCCCTTGCGCTATTATCTGGCAAGCACGTCTTTCGGGCCAAAAGCGAACTTCGGAAATCTGTTGATCGAGGTGGAAAAAAAGGAACAATCTCCGATCGTGGAGGAGCGTTTGAATACTTACGTGCGGGAGAATTACCCGGATATGTTGATCCGTTCCTCTTTGTTCAAGTTGTCCCCGGCGGTGGAGGCCGCCATCGAGATCGGTTTTATCGGGGAGAATATCGACACGCTTGCTGCCTTGACGGAGCGGGCGATGAATATCATGCGAGAATGTGATATGGTGACGGATGTTAGAAGTAGTTGGGGAAATCAAGTTCCCGTTTGGGAACCGGCCTACTCGCAGGAACGAGGACAACGTCTCGGGATTACTCGCCAGTCGGTGGCTTACGCCTTGAAGATTGCCACGAACGGGTTGGCTATCGGGGATTTCCGAGAGAAGGATTTGTTTATGCCGATATTGCTGAAAGAGGATGGGTTTGATAGTAAGAATCTGGATAACATGAAGACGCTGCCCGTGTTTGCCACGCAGGGGTTCACGGTGCCTTTGGCGCAGGTGGTGGATAGTTTTGCCTACGATTATCATTATAACGTGATCAAACGGTATAACCGGGACCGGGTGATGATGGCGCAATGTGATCCCAAACGGGGTGCGAATACGAAAGCGGCTTTCTCGGAAGTGTGGAACAAGGTGAAAAGTATGGATATGCCGGAAGGCTACCGGATGAAAATATTCGGGGAGGACGAGAGTCAGGTGGAGTCCAACGAGGCTTTGGCTGCCAATATGCCGTTGACGTTTATCTTGATGTTTATCGTGTTGCTATTACTTTTTAGAACCTACCGGAAACCGACTATTATATTGCTGATGGTGCCGTTGATTTTTATCGGGGTGGTCTTCGGCTTGCTGGTGATGGGGAAAATGTTCGACTTTTTCGCTTTACTGGGCGTGTTGGGATTGGTGGGGATGAATATCAAGAATGCGATTGTGCTGGTAGACCAAATCGGTATCGAACAGGAGAACGGGTTGGCCCCGCTGGATGCTGTGTTGCAGGCCACGAAGTCAAGAATCGTTCCGGTGGCAATGGCTTCGGGTACGACGATATTGGGTATGCTGCCCCTGTTGTTCGACGCTATGTTTGGCGGCATGGCAGCTTGTATCATGGGGGGCTTGCTGGTAGCCAGTTTGTTGACTATCGTGGTGTTGCCCGTGACGTATTGTTTGATATTCAGGATAAAAGCGGAGTGA